The Mesorhizobium sp. M3A.F.Ca.ET.080.04.2.1 genome contains the following window.
GACAGACCGCGACCGCGGCGCTTGGCAAGCCCCATTAGGTCGCCCCAGGCCAACGCAACCGCTTCATCCACCGGCAAAACCCTCTGCTCGAAGCGCTGCGGCAAGTCCCGAGCGAGCCATTCAGCCAGTGCCTCGCGTTTGCGGCCGTCATCCATGAGGGCAACGCCGCGCCGGATCTCGGCGATCGACACAACGCTGATGAACGAGCGGTCCTCGTCAAGCTCGTCCAGCCAACCCAACACGCGTGTGTCTGGAGCCGGCCTCGTCACTTCGGACAGGACATTCGTATCAAGCAGTATCCTCACAGCGGCAGGTCACGCGGCTCGTCGCGTTGACGCTCAAGGTTCAAATCGGAGCCGCGCAACGGCGACTCCAGCAGGAACTCAGCGAGGGTGCCTTTCCGTGCGGTCTTGCGCCGCCATTCGTCTACCGACACGACGACGACGCTTGGTTTGCCGTTTCGGGTGATCGTCTGCGGCGACGATTGTGCCCGATCTATAACCTCCGAGAGCCGGGCTTTTGCCCCAGCGACCGTCCAGCTCACATCTTCTTTGGGTCCAGGCAGCATTTCAATCTCATGCCTATTCTGACCATCCTGACTATATGGGAATAGCGATGTCGCGGCAACAGGGCTTACAGGGCCCAGGACGCCCTGGCAGGCGCGCGAGGCCAATCACTGCTGCACGGACGGCCGAACTGCTTGTGGACGCGAGGTTACTCGGTTGCACCTACTCGCCGATCACGCCGGCGATGTTCTGGTCGTAGTCGACCAGCGACCCCGTCATGACGCCGGCCTGCGGGCTCAGCATATAGGTGATCAGCCGGGCAAGCTGCGCAGGCTTCACCAACTGGCCCATCGGCTGAGCGGCCTCGGCCTTCGCCAACCAGTCGTCCGGCGCGTCATGCCACTTCTTCTGCACGATGTCCTCGCCTTCGGTGTCCATCCA
Protein-coding sequences here:
- a CDS encoding type II toxin-antitoxin system VapC family toxin; protein product: MRILLDTNVLSEVTRPAPDTRVLGWLDELDEDRSFISVVSIAEIRRGVALMDDGRKREALAEWLARDLPQRFEQRVLPVDEAVALAWGDLMGLAKRRGRGLSSMDGLIAATAIAQQLTLATRNTKDFEGFGIEIFDPWTA
- a CDS encoding type II toxin-antitoxin system Phd/YefM family antitoxin produces the protein MLPGPKEDVSWTVAGAKARLSEVIDRAQSSPQTITRNGKPSVVVVSVDEWRRKTARKGTLAEFLLESPLRGSDLNLERQRDEPRDLPL